A single region of the Brienomyrus brachyistius isolate T26 chromosome 10, BBRACH_0.4, whole genome shotgun sequence genome encodes:
- the nhsl2 gene encoding NHS-like protein 2 isoform X2 — MDRHPKHSVPSLVPSTSWDGFQAGPHLDEGLEDIEEWMPNTNKRATTNLDAESKRAAHFRSSWQQHVNVFGSWSRPECVQQLRQEAELNLQSLLQDFEEHLYEPKVTGQTFRHPSSLSSEDTSLSDPPGLISQKPEFIFLPASSEVCEGGATPIGFWGQEHTIAAEKPPWPPSGQTQEQQWPTDTTGDEALLHVDLIQGICSSESDTRLLTSSPETQSPHLFLRKTYSDLEQNLLHSPGSPSGAMEHAGLMCGSPSWNGPKGSTFSPSWNNSMDYMMAHGPATKPPTNQQQADLLLDPSQSGSGLSYSSGSHSSSFTSNSVEPSARALATTSITTGKRAETEGAAASPRDREKRPIRPGALRFRERSLSTPTDSESFCSADNVSCMDTQRLGVESYALMYPSGSSEDGASADNESLAVTDFHPDGRLRIRSRSISLKKSKKKPPPPVRSVSLVKNLRGAGAEGPQRESRPRSLYLPREHLHDSYLSDYVLGGDGRSLKEEPDIPLSIRETMEGSQAPDQEVELSFPDHWQLNEWHSSDPYRSLSGSSTATGTTVIECLKARGSSESLDSPGTSRATSPSQFSVEAEAKISPFKPHGLMSPSSGYSSQSETPTPTIPSAQVTGPSPLACKMRPKIPERKSSLPATSPMERPARSRLSFELPVASASELPSIKPKPKASRRHSDTSPTSQSGQPVVTQTDLRNVRLRSVGRSEIEDNLDCPVDIIEEEMRDDDSPPVTLREKPKPPVAVKPPLPKRPLNLMLESPSSSLQGPESPPISPKEWRMPVGNIYMVVKKPKKKPLQAAPIATQEIPQHQEVLDIQQGASHIELPSPSSPKREHQTRTLTSSVTVSCLAELDRKRTKVPPPVPKKPSVLLLPSGVVHSNGADDSGPPSPGGEPVSEEVPDVEESQAQTKQSEPQDSDVTAFRTGTLTGIPADGSSEECGSLAEMETLHISEEPTEGVFGLTPMPHSTEDLFTIIHRSKRKVLGRREPSATFASRPSLVSPVRTDPRSHTLGATPRSSSRNQNFMALLQKKNNKPSTGSRVSAMELLKSTNPLARRVTEFNQSELDPTDGPRTPQGQ, encoded by the exons atggacaggcatcccaaaCACAGTGTCCCCAGCCTTGTTCCCAGTACATCCTGGGATGGGTTCCAAGCTGGTCCTCACCTGGATGAGGGGCTGGAAGACATAGAAGAATGGATGCCAAACACGAACAAGCGAG CCACCACTAACTTGGACGCGGAGAGCAAGCGAGCGGCCCACTTCCGATCGTCATGGCAACAGCATGTGAATGTGTTCGGCTCGTGGAGTAGGCCGGAGTGCGTGCAGCAGCTGCGTCAGGAGGCAGAGCTCAATCTCCAGAGCCTGCTCCAAG ACTTTGAGGAGCACCTCTACGAGCCTAAAGTGACCGGCCAGACGTTCCGACACCCCTCCTCACTGAGCTCGGAGGACACCTCCCTGAGTGACCCCCCCGGGCTGATTAGCCAGAAACCAGAGTTCATCTTCCTA CCGGCTTCCAGTGaggtgtgtgaggggggggccACGCCCATAGGCTTTTGGGGTCAAGAGCACACCATCGCTGCTGAGAAACCACCCTGGCCCCCTAGTGGTCAGACCCAAGAACAGCAGTGGCCAACGGACACCACAG GTGATGAGGCACTTCTACATGTTGACCTGATTCAGGGAATCTGCAGTTCTGAGTCTGACACTAGGTTGCTAACGTCATCTCCCGAAACCCAGAGCCCCCATCTGTTCCTGAGGAAGACCTACAGTGACCTGGAGCAGAACTTGCTGCACTCCCCTGGGAGCCCATCAGGTGCAATGGAGCACGCCGGCCTGATGTGTGGCAGCCCATCCTGGAACGGGCCCAAGGGCTCCACCTTCTCACCATCTTGGAACAACTCCATGGATTATATGATGGCTCATGGTCCAGCTACGAAACCACCAACTAACCAACAGCAAGCTGACCTGCTGCTGGacccctcccagagtgggtcagGCCTCTCCTACAGCTCAGGCTCACACTCCAGCTCCTTTACCTCCAACTCTGTGGAGCCATCAGCCAGAGCTCTGGCTACTACCAGCATTACAACAGGCAAACGGGCTGAGACTGAGGGTGCCGCAGCAAGTCCCAGGGATCGGGAAAAGAGACCGATACGGCCCGGGGCCCTCAGGTTCCGTGAACGGTCCCTGTCAACCCCAACGGACTCTGAGTCATTCTGCTCGGCCGACAATGTGTCTTGCATGGATACCCAACGCTTAGGAGTTGAGAGCTATGCCTTGATGTACCCTAGTGGGAGTTCTGAGGATGGTGCAAGCGCTGACAATGAGTCTCTGGCGGTGACTGATTTCCACCCTGATGGGAGACTGAGGATAAGGTCCCGAAGCATCTCCCTGAAGAAGTCGAAGAAGAAGCCCCCACCCCCGGTGCGCAGCGTGTCTCTGGTGAAGAACCTTAGGGGGGCAGGTGCTGAGGGCCCTCAAAGAGAGAGCAGGCCCAGAAGCCTCTACCTTCCCAGAGAGCACTTGCATGACTCTTATTTATCAGACTATGTGCTCGGGGGAGATGGCAGATCTCTGAAAGAGGAGCCTGACATACCATTGTCCATCAGAGAGACGATGGAGGGGAGTCAGGCACCAGACCAGGAAGTGGAGCTGTCTTTCCCTGACCATTGGCAGTTGAATGAATGGCACTCCAGTGACCCCTACAGGTCACTGTCTGGTTCTAGCACAGCAACAGGCACCACAGTGATAGAGTGCCTGAAAGCACGAGGAAGCTCAGAGTCCCTTGACTCCCCTGGTACCTCTCGTGCCACCTCACCCTCTCAGTTCTCTGTTGAAGCAGAGGCAAAAATCTCCCCCTTCAAGCCCCATGGGCTAATGTCCCCCTCCAGTGGCTACTCAAGCCAGTCAGAGACCCCAACACCAACAATTCCCAGTGCTCAAGTGACTGGACCATCCCCATTGGCTTGCAAGATGCGGCCAAAGATACCAGAGAGGAAATCCTCGCTACCTGCCACATCCCCCATGGAGAGACCTGCCAGGTCACGCCTTTCCTTTGAGCTGCCTGTGGCATCTGCCTCAGAATTGCCCTCTATCAAGCCCAAGCCCAAGGCTAGCCGACGACACTCTGATACATCTCCTACCAGCCAGTCAGGGCAGCCAGTGGTAACCCAGACTGATCTGAGAAACGTGCGTCTTCGTTCTGTTGGCCGCTCGGAGATTGAGGATAATCTGGACTGTCCTGTGGACATCATCGAGGAGGAAATGAGGGATGATGACAGCCCCCCTGTCACACTCCGTGAAAAACCTAAACCCCCAGTAGCGGTGAAGCCCCCCCTTCCCAAACGACCCCTCAACCTGATGTTGGAGTCTCCTTCCTCCTCTCTACAGGGTCCAGAGTCTCCACCAATCTCGCCCAAAGAATGGCGAATGCCTGTAGGGAACATCTACATGGTGGTGAAAAAACCCAAAAAGAAACCTCTGCAGGCTGCACCCATTGCCACTCAAGAGATCCCTCAACATCAGGAAGTGCTGGACATTCAGCAAGGGGCCAGCCACATTGAGCTTCCCTCCCCCTCCAGCCCAAAGAGGGAGCATCAAACCAGGACATTGACCAGCAGCGTCACTGTCTCCTGTTTGGCAGAGCTGGACAGAAAGCGGACCAAGGTACCCCCTCCGGTCCCAAAGAAACCCAGTGTCCTCCTGCTGCCCTCTGGAGTTGTCCACTCCAATGGGGCAGATGACAGTGGCCCCCCATCCCCTGGTGGGGAGCCTGTGTCTGAAGAAGTTCCAGATGTAGAGGAAAGCCAGGCCCAGACAAAACAAAGTGAACCTCAAGACAGTGATGTCACAGCATTTCGTACTGGGACACTGACAG GGATCCCTGCAGATGGGAGTTCTGAGGAGTGCGGCTCTCTTGCAGAGATGGAAACCCTGCACATCTCTGAGGAGCCGACAGAGGGCGTGTTTGGCCTCACACCAATGCCCCATTCGACAGAAGATCTGTTCACTATCATCCACAG GTCCAAACGAAAAGTTCTGGGGCGCAGGGAACCGTCGGCTACCTTTGCCAGTCGGCCAAGCCTGGTGTCTCCAGTGCGGACTGACCCACGGTCCCATACGCTGGGGGCCACACCCCGATCCAGTTCACGGAACCAGAACTTCATGGCTCTATTGCAGAAGAAGAACAACAAACCTAGCACTGGCAGCAGAGTGTCGGCCATGGAGCTTCTGAAGAGCACTAACCCGCTCGCCCGCCGGGTTACCGAATTCAACCAGTCTGAGCTGGACCCAACCGATGGCCCCAGAACACCCCAGGGACAGTGA
- the nhsl2 gene encoding NHS-like protein 2 isoform X3, with translation MRWRRRRTPGREGSGGAGENGGAKESSAHVLTPFLRATTNLDAESKRAAHFRSSWQQHVNVFGSWSRPECVQQLRQEAELNLQSLLQDFEEHLYEPKVTGQTFRHPSSLSSEDTSLSDPPGLISQKPEFIFLPASSEVCEGGATPIGFWGQEHTIAAEKPPWPPSGQTQEQQWPTDTTGDEALLHVDLIQGICSSESDTRLLTSSPETQSPHLFLRKTYSDLEQNLLHSPGSPSGAMEHAGLMCGSPSWNGPKGSTFSPSWNNSMDYMMAHGPATKPPTNQQQADLLLDPSQSGSGLSYSSGSHSSSFTSNSVEPSARALATTSITTGKRAETEGAAASPRDREKRPIRPGALRFRERSLSTPTDSESFCSADNVSCMDTQRLGVESYALMYPSGSSEDGASADNESLAVTDFHPDGRLRIRSRSISLKKSKKKPPPPVRSVSLVKNLRGAGAEGPQRESRPRSLYLPREHLHDSYLSDYVLGGDGRSLKEEPDIPLSIRETMEGSQAPDQEVELSFPDHWQLNEWHSSDPYRSLSGSSTATGTTVIECLKARGSSESLDSPGTSRATSPSQFSVEAEAKISPFKPHGLMSPSSGYSSQSETPTPTIPSAQVTGPSPLACKMRPKIPERKSSLPATSPMERPARSRLSFELPVASASELPSIKPKPKASRRHSDTSPTSQSGQPVVTQTDLRNVRLRSVGRSEIEDNLDCPVDIIEEEMRDDDSPPVTLREKPKPPVAVKPPLPKRPLNLMLESPSSSLQGPESPPISPKEWRMPVGNIYMVVKKPKKKPLQAAPIATQEIPQHQEVLDIQQGASHIELPSPSSPKREHQTRTLTSSVTVSCLAELDRKRTKVPPPVPKKPSVLLLPSGVVHSNGADDSGPPSPGGEPVSEEVPDVEESQAQTKQSEPQDSDVTAFRTGTLTGIPADGSSEECGSLAEMETLHISEEPTEGVFGLTPMPHSTEDLFTIIHRSKRKVLGRREPSATFASRPSLVSPVRTDPRSHTLGATPRSSSRNQNFMALLQKKNNKPSTGSRVSAMELLKSTNPLARRVTEFNQSELDPTDGPRTPQGQ, from the exons CCACCACTAACTTGGACGCGGAGAGCAAGCGAGCGGCCCACTTCCGATCGTCATGGCAACAGCATGTGAATGTGTTCGGCTCGTGGAGTAGGCCGGAGTGCGTGCAGCAGCTGCGTCAGGAGGCAGAGCTCAATCTCCAGAGCCTGCTCCAAG ACTTTGAGGAGCACCTCTACGAGCCTAAAGTGACCGGCCAGACGTTCCGACACCCCTCCTCACTGAGCTCGGAGGACACCTCCCTGAGTGACCCCCCCGGGCTGATTAGCCAGAAACCAGAGTTCATCTTCCTA CCGGCTTCCAGTGaggtgtgtgaggggggggccACGCCCATAGGCTTTTGGGGTCAAGAGCACACCATCGCTGCTGAGAAACCACCCTGGCCCCCTAGTGGTCAGACCCAAGAACAGCAGTGGCCAACGGACACCACAG GTGATGAGGCACTTCTACATGTTGACCTGATTCAGGGAATCTGCAGTTCTGAGTCTGACACTAGGTTGCTAACGTCATCTCCCGAAACCCAGAGCCCCCATCTGTTCCTGAGGAAGACCTACAGTGACCTGGAGCAGAACTTGCTGCACTCCCCTGGGAGCCCATCAGGTGCAATGGAGCACGCCGGCCTGATGTGTGGCAGCCCATCCTGGAACGGGCCCAAGGGCTCCACCTTCTCACCATCTTGGAACAACTCCATGGATTATATGATGGCTCATGGTCCAGCTACGAAACCACCAACTAACCAACAGCAAGCTGACCTGCTGCTGGacccctcccagagtgggtcagGCCTCTCCTACAGCTCAGGCTCACACTCCAGCTCCTTTACCTCCAACTCTGTGGAGCCATCAGCCAGAGCTCTGGCTACTACCAGCATTACAACAGGCAAACGGGCTGAGACTGAGGGTGCCGCAGCAAGTCCCAGGGATCGGGAAAAGAGACCGATACGGCCCGGGGCCCTCAGGTTCCGTGAACGGTCCCTGTCAACCCCAACGGACTCTGAGTCATTCTGCTCGGCCGACAATGTGTCTTGCATGGATACCCAACGCTTAGGAGTTGAGAGCTATGCCTTGATGTACCCTAGTGGGAGTTCTGAGGATGGTGCAAGCGCTGACAATGAGTCTCTGGCGGTGACTGATTTCCACCCTGATGGGAGACTGAGGATAAGGTCCCGAAGCATCTCCCTGAAGAAGTCGAAGAAGAAGCCCCCACCCCCGGTGCGCAGCGTGTCTCTGGTGAAGAACCTTAGGGGGGCAGGTGCTGAGGGCCCTCAAAGAGAGAGCAGGCCCAGAAGCCTCTACCTTCCCAGAGAGCACTTGCATGACTCTTATTTATCAGACTATGTGCTCGGGGGAGATGGCAGATCTCTGAAAGAGGAGCCTGACATACCATTGTCCATCAGAGAGACGATGGAGGGGAGTCAGGCACCAGACCAGGAAGTGGAGCTGTCTTTCCCTGACCATTGGCAGTTGAATGAATGGCACTCCAGTGACCCCTACAGGTCACTGTCTGGTTCTAGCACAGCAACAGGCACCACAGTGATAGAGTGCCTGAAAGCACGAGGAAGCTCAGAGTCCCTTGACTCCCCTGGTACCTCTCGTGCCACCTCACCCTCTCAGTTCTCTGTTGAAGCAGAGGCAAAAATCTCCCCCTTCAAGCCCCATGGGCTAATGTCCCCCTCCAGTGGCTACTCAAGCCAGTCAGAGACCCCAACACCAACAATTCCCAGTGCTCAAGTGACTGGACCATCCCCATTGGCTTGCAAGATGCGGCCAAAGATACCAGAGAGGAAATCCTCGCTACCTGCCACATCCCCCATGGAGAGACCTGCCAGGTCACGCCTTTCCTTTGAGCTGCCTGTGGCATCTGCCTCAGAATTGCCCTCTATCAAGCCCAAGCCCAAGGCTAGCCGACGACACTCTGATACATCTCCTACCAGCCAGTCAGGGCAGCCAGTGGTAACCCAGACTGATCTGAGAAACGTGCGTCTTCGTTCTGTTGGCCGCTCGGAGATTGAGGATAATCTGGACTGTCCTGTGGACATCATCGAGGAGGAAATGAGGGATGATGACAGCCCCCCTGTCACACTCCGTGAAAAACCTAAACCCCCAGTAGCGGTGAAGCCCCCCCTTCCCAAACGACCCCTCAACCTGATGTTGGAGTCTCCTTCCTCCTCTCTACAGGGTCCAGAGTCTCCACCAATCTCGCCCAAAGAATGGCGAATGCCTGTAGGGAACATCTACATGGTGGTGAAAAAACCCAAAAAGAAACCTCTGCAGGCTGCACCCATTGCCACTCAAGAGATCCCTCAACATCAGGAAGTGCTGGACATTCAGCAAGGGGCCAGCCACATTGAGCTTCCCTCCCCCTCCAGCCCAAAGAGGGAGCATCAAACCAGGACATTGACCAGCAGCGTCACTGTCTCCTGTTTGGCAGAGCTGGACAGAAAGCGGACCAAGGTACCCCCTCCGGTCCCAAAGAAACCCAGTGTCCTCCTGCTGCCCTCTGGAGTTGTCCACTCCAATGGGGCAGATGACAGTGGCCCCCCATCCCCTGGTGGGGAGCCTGTGTCTGAAGAAGTTCCAGATGTAGAGGAAAGCCAGGCCCAGACAAAACAAAGTGAACCTCAAGACAGTGATGTCACAGCATTTCGTACTGGGACACTGACAG GGATCCCTGCAGATGGGAGTTCTGAGGAGTGCGGCTCTCTTGCAGAGATGGAAACCCTGCACATCTCTGAGGAGCCGACAGAGGGCGTGTTTGGCCTCACACCAATGCCCCATTCGACAGAAGATCTGTTCACTATCATCCACAG GTCCAAACGAAAAGTTCTGGGGCGCAGGGAACCGTCGGCTACCTTTGCCAGTCGGCCAAGCCTGGTGTCTCCAGTGCGGACTGACCCACGGTCCCATACGCTGGGGGCCACACCCCGATCCAGTTCACGGAACCAGAACTTCATGGCTCTATTGCAGAAGAAGAACAACAAACCTAGCACTGGCAGCAGAGTGTCGGCCATGGAGCTTCTGAAGAGCACTAACCCGCTCGCCCGCCGGGTTACCGAATTCAACCAGTCTGAGCTGGACCCAACCGATGGCCCCAGAACACCCCAGGGACAGTGA
- the nhsl2 gene encoding NHS-like protein 2 isoform X4, producing the protein MFWDRKHGVMGNSQRRSKGRHRPLGATATTNLDAESKRAAHFRSSWQQHVNVFGSWSRPECVQQLRQEAELNLQSLLQDFEEHLYEPKVTGQTFRHPSSLSSEDTSLSDPPGLISQKPEFIFLPASSEVCEGGATPIGFWGQEHTIAAEKPPWPPSGQTQEQQWPTDTTGDEALLHVDLIQGICSSESDTRLLTSSPETQSPHLFLRKTYSDLEQNLLHSPGSPSGAMEHAGLMCGSPSWNGPKGSTFSPSWNNSMDYMMAHGPATKPPTNQQQADLLLDPSQSGSGLSYSSGSHSSSFTSNSVEPSARALATTSITTGKRAETEGAAASPRDREKRPIRPGALRFRERSLSTPTDSESFCSADNVSCMDTQRLGVESYALMYPSGSSEDGASADNESLAVTDFHPDGRLRIRSRSISLKKSKKKPPPPVRSVSLVKNLRGAGAEGPQRESRPRSLYLPREHLHDSYLSDYVLGGDGRSLKEEPDIPLSIRETMEGSQAPDQEVELSFPDHWQLNEWHSSDPYRSLSGSSTATGTTVIECLKARGSSESLDSPGTSRATSPSQFSVEAEAKISPFKPHGLMSPSSGYSSQSETPTPTIPSAQVTGPSPLACKMRPKIPERKSSLPATSPMERPARSRLSFELPVASASELPSIKPKPKASRRHSDTSPTSQSGQPVVTQTDLRNVRLRSVGRSEIEDNLDCPVDIIEEEMRDDDSPPVTLREKPKPPVAVKPPLPKRPLNLMLESPSSSLQGPESPPISPKEWRMPVGNIYMVVKKPKKKPLQAAPIATQEIPQHQEVLDIQQGASHIELPSPSSPKREHQTRTLTSSVTVSCLAELDRKRTKVPPPVPKKPSVLLLPSGVVHSNGADDSGPPSPGGEPVSEEVPDVEESQAQTKQSEPQDSDVTAFRTGTLTGIPADGSSEECGSLAEMETLHISEEPTEGVFGLTPMPHSTEDLFTIIHRSKRKVLGRREPSATFASRPSLVSPVRTDPRSHTLGATPRSSSRNQNFMALLQKKNNKPSTGSRVSAMELLKSTNPLARRVTEFNQSELDPTDGPRTPQGQ; encoded by the exons CCACCACTAACTTGGACGCGGAGAGCAAGCGAGCGGCCCACTTCCGATCGTCATGGCAACAGCATGTGAATGTGTTCGGCTCGTGGAGTAGGCCGGAGTGCGTGCAGCAGCTGCGTCAGGAGGCAGAGCTCAATCTCCAGAGCCTGCTCCAAG ACTTTGAGGAGCACCTCTACGAGCCTAAAGTGACCGGCCAGACGTTCCGACACCCCTCCTCACTGAGCTCGGAGGACACCTCCCTGAGTGACCCCCCCGGGCTGATTAGCCAGAAACCAGAGTTCATCTTCCTA CCGGCTTCCAGTGaggtgtgtgaggggggggccACGCCCATAGGCTTTTGGGGTCAAGAGCACACCATCGCTGCTGAGAAACCACCCTGGCCCCCTAGTGGTCAGACCCAAGAACAGCAGTGGCCAACGGACACCACAG GTGATGAGGCACTTCTACATGTTGACCTGATTCAGGGAATCTGCAGTTCTGAGTCTGACACTAGGTTGCTAACGTCATCTCCCGAAACCCAGAGCCCCCATCTGTTCCTGAGGAAGACCTACAGTGACCTGGAGCAGAACTTGCTGCACTCCCCTGGGAGCCCATCAGGTGCAATGGAGCACGCCGGCCTGATGTGTGGCAGCCCATCCTGGAACGGGCCCAAGGGCTCCACCTTCTCACCATCTTGGAACAACTCCATGGATTATATGATGGCTCATGGTCCAGCTACGAAACCACCAACTAACCAACAGCAAGCTGACCTGCTGCTGGacccctcccagagtgggtcagGCCTCTCCTACAGCTCAGGCTCACACTCCAGCTCCTTTACCTCCAACTCTGTGGAGCCATCAGCCAGAGCTCTGGCTACTACCAGCATTACAACAGGCAAACGGGCTGAGACTGAGGGTGCCGCAGCAAGTCCCAGGGATCGGGAAAAGAGACCGATACGGCCCGGGGCCCTCAGGTTCCGTGAACGGTCCCTGTCAACCCCAACGGACTCTGAGTCATTCTGCTCGGCCGACAATGTGTCTTGCATGGATACCCAACGCTTAGGAGTTGAGAGCTATGCCTTGATGTACCCTAGTGGGAGTTCTGAGGATGGTGCAAGCGCTGACAATGAGTCTCTGGCGGTGACTGATTTCCACCCTGATGGGAGACTGAGGATAAGGTCCCGAAGCATCTCCCTGAAGAAGTCGAAGAAGAAGCCCCCACCCCCGGTGCGCAGCGTGTCTCTGGTGAAGAACCTTAGGGGGGCAGGTGCTGAGGGCCCTCAAAGAGAGAGCAGGCCCAGAAGCCTCTACCTTCCCAGAGAGCACTTGCATGACTCTTATTTATCAGACTATGTGCTCGGGGGAGATGGCAGATCTCTGAAAGAGGAGCCTGACATACCATTGTCCATCAGAGAGACGATGGAGGGGAGTCAGGCACCAGACCAGGAAGTGGAGCTGTCTTTCCCTGACCATTGGCAGTTGAATGAATGGCACTCCAGTGACCCCTACAGGTCACTGTCTGGTTCTAGCACAGCAACAGGCACCACAGTGATAGAGTGCCTGAAAGCACGAGGAAGCTCAGAGTCCCTTGACTCCCCTGGTACCTCTCGTGCCACCTCACCCTCTCAGTTCTCTGTTGAAGCAGAGGCAAAAATCTCCCCCTTCAAGCCCCATGGGCTAATGTCCCCCTCCAGTGGCTACTCAAGCCAGTCAGAGACCCCAACACCAACAATTCCCAGTGCTCAAGTGACTGGACCATCCCCATTGGCTTGCAAGATGCGGCCAAAGATACCAGAGAGGAAATCCTCGCTACCTGCCACATCCCCCATGGAGAGACCTGCCAGGTCACGCCTTTCCTTTGAGCTGCCTGTGGCATCTGCCTCAGAATTGCCCTCTATCAAGCCCAAGCCCAAGGCTAGCCGACGACACTCTGATACATCTCCTACCAGCCAGTCAGGGCAGCCAGTGGTAACCCAGACTGATCTGAGAAACGTGCGTCTTCGTTCTGTTGGCCGCTCGGAGATTGAGGATAATCTGGACTGTCCTGTGGACATCATCGAGGAGGAAATGAGGGATGATGACAGCCCCCCTGTCACACTCCGTGAAAAACCTAAACCCCCAGTAGCGGTGAAGCCCCCCCTTCCCAAACGACCCCTCAACCTGATGTTGGAGTCTCCTTCCTCCTCTCTACAGGGTCCAGAGTCTCCACCAATCTCGCCCAAAGAATGGCGAATGCCTGTAGGGAACATCTACATGGTGGTGAAAAAACCCAAAAAGAAACCTCTGCAGGCTGCACCCATTGCCACTCAAGAGATCCCTCAACATCAGGAAGTGCTGGACATTCAGCAAGGGGCCAGCCACATTGAGCTTCCCTCCCCCTCCAGCCCAAAGAGGGAGCATCAAACCAGGACATTGACCAGCAGCGTCACTGTCTCCTGTTTGGCAGAGCTGGACAGAAAGCGGACCAAGGTACCCCCTCCGGTCCCAAAGAAACCCAGTGTCCTCCTGCTGCCCTCTGGAGTTGTCCACTCCAATGGGGCAGATGACAGTGGCCCCCCATCCCCTGGTGGGGAGCCTGTGTCTGAAGAAGTTCCAGATGTAGAGGAAAGCCAGGCCCAGACAAAACAAAGTGAACCTCAAGACAGTGATGTCACAGCATTTCGTACTGGGACACTGACAG GGATCCCTGCAGATGGGAGTTCTGAGGAGTGCGGCTCTCTTGCAGAGATGGAAACCCTGCACATCTCTGAGGAGCCGACAGAGGGCGTGTTTGGCCTCACACCAATGCCCCATTCGACAGAAGATCTGTTCACTATCATCCACAG GTCCAAACGAAAAGTTCTGGGGCGCAGGGAACCGTCGGCTACCTTTGCCAGTCGGCCAAGCCTGGTGTCTCCAGTGCGGACTGACCCACGGTCCCATACGCTGGGGGCCACACCCCGATCCAGTTCACGGAACCAGAACTTCATGGCTCTATTGCAGAAGAAGAACAACAAACCTAGCACTGGCAGCAGAGTGTCGGCCATGGAGCTTCTGAAGAGCACTAACCCGCTCGCCCGCCGGGTTACCGAATTCAACCAGTCTGAGCTGGACCCAACCGATGGCCCCAGAACACCCCAGGGACAGTGA